The sequence AAAACGAGAAACATCAATAATTTTTAATATAAATATTTTTGGTAATGAAAAATTACTGGGACCAGGGAATTTCTTTTGAAGAATACCTTCAAATTGCACAACAAAGATTAGACAAGCCTGCCAATCAACAGGAAATTGAATATAAACAATACTATGAGCTTGGGCTTCAGAGAATGGACAGAACAATTAAAAAGTATGTTCCGGATGAAGATCAAAGAAAAGAATTAGAGTCTAAGAATTTTGACGGAAAGATTTTAATCATTTCTGAAGCTTGGTGTGGCGATGCCAGTGCAACAGTTCCGGCACTTTTTAAATTCTTTGAAGGTCATAATGAGATCAGAGTTTTTTTAAGAGACAGTGATAAGAATTTAATCAACCAGTTTTTAACCAATGGCACAGAGTCTATCCCTAAGGTATTAATTCTTGATAAAGATTTCAATGTGAAAAATTCATGGGGCCCCCGTCCAAAATATGGATATGAGCTATTGATGAAATATAAAGCTGATCCGGAGGGCTATCCAAAGGATACTTTCTATAACGACCTTCAAGTCTATTATGCAAAAAACAGAGGTAAAGATGCTGTTCAGGAAATCTTAGATCTCTTGTAAAAAAACAGAATATGAAAAAAGGGATTATTTTTATTGTCATAATTATCATCATTGGTATTATAGCATTTGTACCGGGAGTGAAGGATTTTCTGAAAAATCAGTTCTTCCCTATCGCTACCATTGAAAATGCAGTACACATCAATGAAGAAGATTATGACGTAGATCTTAAAGGGATCAATGCACCCAGCACTAACCTTAAAAATTTTAAGAACAAAGCTGTTTTCCTTAACTTCTGGGGAACATGGTGCCCACCGTGCAGAAAAGAATGGCCATCTATTCAGAAATTATATGATACAAGAAAAGATAATGTAGATTTTGTACTTATCGCCATGAATGATAAAGAAGAAGATGTTAGAAAATTTCTAAAGGAAAATAATTATACGGTACCTGTGTATATTGCACAAAGCCCGATATCTGAAAAGATCCTTCCTAAAGTTTTTCCTACAACTTTTCTTCTGGATAAAACCGGCAGAATTCTTATTAAGGAAGATGCCACAAAAGACTGGGACTCAGAAACTGTGCATCAGTTTATTGATAATATCATCAAATAATTTTTTAACTAAATTTTATAATTTGTTGGTACAGGATTTGTGAAATTTATACCATTGAAAAATTTGTTTAAATCCAAACACAAAATGAAATATTCAAAATTAAATCTTGCAAAAGAAGCTATCAATCACAAGGGCTTTGTAAAAAAGATCCCTGATATTTTCAGAATGGTAAAAATGTGGAGAAAAGGAAGCTATCCTATGAAATCCATTGACATTATTCTTCCTCTATTGGGAATTTTATATGTCATCTCTCCTATTGACCTCCTTCCTGAATTTGCTATCCCAGTGCTTGGGGTTATGGACGATTTGGCAGTGTTGTCACTTACCATCCCCAAACTCATTAAAGAAGTTGACAAATTTTTACTTTGGGAAGCTGAACAAAAATATAATGGCACTCAAATGATTGATGCCGAGATCGTAAAATAATAGTTTATTTATATTTTTAAAACCATTCTGTTTTTGCAGAATGGTTTTTTATTAATCAATTGGCGATAAATTTTTAAGCCTTATTTCAAATCCTTAAATTTGCAACATCTAATAAAAAATAATGGAAAGTAAAAAAGAATTCTTTTTGGAGTGCTACAAGCTAGGCATCATTAAATTTGGAAGATTTACCTTGAAAAGTGGTATCGAAAGCCCTTTTTATGTAGACTTAAGACCTTTAGCTTCGGATCCTAAAATCTTAAAAAATCTTGCTAATTATTTATTGGAAATGCTTCCATTAGATAATTTCGATTTAATTTGTGGAGTTCCATATGCTGCTCTTCCTATGGCTACAGCTATGTCACTGGAAAGCTATATTCCATTAATCATTAAAAGAAAAGAAGCAAAAAGCTACGGTACTAAGAAACTGATCGAAGGAATTTATCAGAAAGGACAGAACTGTCTTTTAGTAGAAGATGTCATTACTTCCGGAAAATCTTTGGTAGAAACTATTGCTGAAGTGGAACAGGAAGACCTTAAAGTTGCTGACATTGT is a genomic window of Chryseobacterium nakagawai containing:
- a CDS encoding YkvA family protein encodes the protein MKYSKLNLAKEAINHKGFVKKIPDIFRMVKMWRKGSYPMKSIDIILPLLGILYVISPIDLLPEFAIPVLGVMDDLAVLSLTIPKLIKEVDKFLLWEAEQKYNGTQMIDAEIVK
- a CDS encoding thioredoxin family protein encodes the protein MKNYWDQGISFEEYLQIAQQRLDKPANQQEIEYKQYYELGLQRMDRTIKKYVPDEDQRKELESKNFDGKILIISEAWCGDASATVPALFKFFEGHNEIRVFLRDSDKNLINQFLTNGTESIPKVLILDKDFNVKNSWGPRPKYGYELLMKYKADPEGYPKDTFYNDLQVYYAKNRGKDAVQEILDLL
- a CDS encoding TlpA family protein disulfide reductase, producing the protein MKKGIIFIVIIIIIGIIAFVPGVKDFLKNQFFPIATIENAVHINEEDYDVDLKGINAPSTNLKNFKNKAVFLNFWGTWCPPCRKEWPSIQKLYDTRKDNVDFVLIAMNDKEEDVRKFLKENNYTVPVYIAQSPISEKILPKVFPTTFLLDKTGRILIKEDATKDWDSETVHQFIDNIIK